A stretch of Lactuca sativa cultivar Salinas chromosome 6, Lsat_Salinas_v11, whole genome shotgun sequence DNA encodes these proteins:
- the LOC111895213 gene encoding flotillin-like protein 4, with the protein MRFVKQPKLQGRSPLLAAGKSKSKSQLCLCIKGVLFRRSLISSFKRSPTHKYNTPAFRSVSPAMYKIANASEYLVVTGCGIDDIKIAKKAWVLPGQSYSVLDISPVNYTFEVQVMSSEKLPFILPAVFTIGPRSDDDESLHKYAKLIAPHDKLSNHVKELVMGIIKGETRTLAASMTMKKILQGDLKQEMLKKVQPELNQFGLWIYNANYKQLADVPGHEYFTYLGQKAQMEATSQATVDVAEAKMKGDVGSKLREGQTLQNAAKIDSETKIIATQMQGQRKKEEIKVMTEVKMFENEREAEVTEAKVALAMKKAKWAKDSQVAELEASKAVALREAELQKEVEIMNMLTQTEKIKAEFFSKASVEYETKVQEAKWELYKKQKAADASLYEREKEAEAQKVTAEAALYSRQKVADGDLYAKQKEAEGLVALAQAQGTRIRTLLDAFGGNYTAFRDYLMIDGGMYQEIAKINGEAVKGLQPKISIWAGASGGGQGGDGGAMQEVAGVYKMLPPLYNTVHDQTRMLPPTWMGEITEP; encoded by the exons ATGCGTTTTGTAAAACAGCCGAAGTTACAAGGAAGGTCACCTCTCCTCGCGGCTGGAAAGTCCAAGTCCAAATCCCAACTGTGCTTGTGTATAAAAGGGGTTCTTTTCCGACGATCATTGATATCAAGTTTCAAACGTTCACCCACACATAAATACAATACGCCCGCCTTCCGTTCAGTATCTCCGGCCATGTATAAGATAGCAAATGCCTCAGAGTATTTGGTGGTCACCGGCTGCGGGATTGACGACATCAAAATCGCAAAGAAAGCATGGGTACTTCCTGGCCAATCCTACTCCGTCTTGGACATTTCTCCGGTGAACTACACATTCGAAGTCCAGGTCATGAGCTCCGAGAAACTCCCCTTCATTCTCCCGGCTGTATTCACCATTGGTCCACGTTCCGACGACGATGAAAGCCTCCACAAATACGCCAAGCTTATCGCTCCTCATGATAAGCTATCAAACCATGTGAAGGAGCTTGTCATGGGGATCATCAAGGGGGAGACCCGTACTCTGGCAGCGTCCATGACCATGAAAAAGATTCTCCAAGGGGATCTTAAGCAGGAGATGCTGAAGAAGGTTCAGCCGGAACTAAATCAGTTCGGGTTGTGGATCTACAACGCCAATTACAAGCAGTTAGCCGACGTTCCTGGACACGAGTATTTCACGTACTTAGGGCAAAAAGCACAAATGGAGGCTACAAGTCAAGCAACGGTCGACGTTGCTGAGGCCAAAATGAAG GGTGACGTTGGATCAAAGCTTCGTGAAGGGCAGACGTTGCAGAATGCAGCGAAGATAGATTCGGAGACCAAGATCATAGCTACACAGATGCAAGGACAGCGGAAGAAGGAGGAGATAAAGGTGATGACGGAGGTGAAGATGTTCGAGAACGAGAGGGAGGCTGAGGTGACTGAAGCGAAGGTGGCGCTGGCAATGAAGAAGGCAAAGTGGGCTAAAGACTCACAGGTAGCCGAGCTGGAGGCGAGTAAGGCGGTGGCGCTCCGGGAGGCTGAGTTGCAGAAGGAAGTTGAGATCATGAACATGTTGACTCAGACCGAGAAAATCAAGGCTGAATTCTTTAGCAAAGCTAGCGTTGAGTATGAAACCAAG GTACAAGAGGCGAAATGGGAACTTTACAAGAAGCAAAAGGCCGCCGATGCAAGTCTCTACGAGAGAGAAAAAGAAGCGGAGGCTCAGAAGGTGACGGCGGAGGCGGCACTCTACTCACGCCAAAAAGTCGCCGACGGTGACTTGTATGCAAAACAGAAAGAGGCGGAGGGTCTCGTTGCTCTTGCCCAAGCTCAAGGTACACGTATACGCACCCTTCTGGATGCCTTCGGAGGTAACTACACAGCGTTCAGAGATTATCTGATGATTGATGGAGGAATGTATCAAGAAATCGCCAAGATTAATGGTGAGGCAGTAAAAGGTTTGCAGCCAAAGATTAGCATCTGGGCCGGCGCAAGTGGTGGTGGACAGGGCGGTGATGGTGGTGCGATGCAGGAAGTCGCCGGGGTGTATAAAATGTTGCCGCCGCTGTATAACACGGTGCATGACCAAACCCGGATGCTGCCACCAACTTGGATGGGGGAAATCACCGAACCCTAA